In the genome of Streptomyces racemochromogenes, one region contains:
- a CDS encoding WxL protein peptidoglycan domain-containing protein has translation MRLRTAVRSLLPALSGTLVLPALLLPAAPARAADNGTWGVFPTPPAGASVTDRAYFFHQGAAGTTVSDSATIVNSSDRELTFRVFATDAMNTPSGGAFALLPVQTRPKDVGAWVALAPGAEATVTVPPRGRKDVPFTVKVPQDAVPGDHVGGIVALNTQVEGVRKEGKVQVGVQRQVGARMYFRVPGPLTPGLTVEDVRVTRGAPLLPWVKDARATVTYTLVNRGNVVVEPRVAVSAEGLFGRRVLNRPARDPKLVLLPGQRVELTEPWPDAPQLDWVSVKVRAGAAAHPDLAPEAGTDFVAVPWPAAGVLLVLAGAGTTLLVLRRRRRATTEEALSEPDLARAR, from the coding sequence ATGCGCCTCCGCACCGCTGTCCGCTCCCTCCTCCCGGCCCTGTCCGGCACGCTGGTGCTGCCGGCACTACTGCTCCCCGCCGCCCCCGCGAGGGCCGCGGACAACGGCACGTGGGGGGTCTTCCCGACTCCGCCGGCCGGCGCGTCGGTGACCGACCGGGCGTACTTCTTCCACCAGGGCGCCGCCGGGACCACCGTCAGCGACAGCGCGACGATCGTGAACTCCTCCGACAGGGAGCTGACCTTCCGGGTCTTCGCCACCGACGCGATGAACACCCCGTCGGGCGGTGCCTTCGCCCTGCTGCCCGTGCAGACCAGGCCGAAGGACGTCGGCGCCTGGGTGGCGCTGGCGCCCGGGGCGGAGGCCACCGTCACCGTCCCGCCCCGGGGCCGCAAGGACGTCCCCTTCACCGTCAAGGTCCCCCAGGACGCCGTGCCGGGCGACCACGTCGGCGGGATCGTCGCGCTGAACACCCAGGTCGAGGGGGTGCGCAAGGAGGGCAAGGTGCAGGTCGGGGTGCAGCGCCAGGTGGGCGCCCGGATGTACTTCCGGGTGCCCGGCCCGCTGACGCCCGGACTGACCGTGGAGGACGTACGGGTCACCCGGGGCGCCCCGCTGCTGCCGTGGGTCAAGGACGCCCGGGCCACCGTCACGTACACGCTGGTCAACCGGGGCAACGTGGTCGTCGAGCCGAGGGTGGCGGTGTCCGCCGAGGGGCTGTTCGGGCGCCGGGTGCTGAACCGGCCCGCCCGGGACCCGAAGCTCGTGCTGCTGCCCGGACAGCGCGTCGAGCTGACCGAACCGTGGCCGGACGCCCCGCAGTTGGACTGGGTGTCCGTCAAGGTCCGCGCGGGTGCGGCCGCTCACCCGGACCTCGCCCCGGAAGCCGGTACGGACTTCGTCGCCGTCCCGTGGCCCGCCGCGGGCGTGCTCCTGGTCCTGGCGGGGGCCGGCACCACCCTCCTGGTGCTGCGCCGGCGGCGCCGCGCCACCACGGAAGAAGCGCTGAGCGAACCGGACTTGGCGCGGGCCCGCTGA
- a CDS encoding S8 family peptidase codes for MRTTAARAAALAADPRVASVEPDAPFRISGSAPAPEPPAGFPQPPAVPVPVPAPTPAPVLTPAPVPVPAPAPAPVPVPAPAPAPVLTPAPDPVPVPAVPAVPVPVPAPVLTPAPAPAPAALTQRPAPWALDRIDQRELPLDGSYTYSGNKGQGVTVYVVDTGINTLHQEFGGRARNGYNGYNGLFQGGAQDCNGHGTHVAATIGGATYGVAKGVSLVGVKVADCRGDGSLSVILRGLDWMVKDHLRNPARGPAVANMSMGGTRSHSMDAAVIRAVAYGITFTVAAGNEARDACAGSPAAVPQALTVGATDDADRRPRFSNHGRCVDISAPGQSVVSAWKGSPTALARASGTSMAAPHVAGAAALLLADGRAGTPAEVGRLLVLDAVPDRITNLPAGTPNLLLHVPAAP; via the coding sequence GTGCGCACCACCGCGGCTCGCGCCGCCGCCCTCGCCGCCGATCCCCGGGTCGCCTCCGTGGAGCCGGACGCGCCGTTCCGGATCTCCGGCTCGGCCCCCGCCCCGGAGCCCCCGGCCGGCTTCCCGCAGCCCCCGGCCGTCCCGGTCCCGGTCCCGGCCCCCACCCCCGCGCCGGTCCTCACGCCCGCACCCGTCCCCGTGCCGGCCCCGGCCCCGGCCCCGGTCCCGGTCCCGGCCCCCGCCCCGGCGCCGGTCCTCACACCTGCTCCCGACCCCGTCCCGGTCCCGGCCGTCCCGGCCGTCCCCGTCCCCGTCCCCGCGCCCGTCCTCACGCCCGCGCCCGCGCCCGCCCCCGCCGCCCTGACCCAGCGGCCCGCCCCCTGGGCGCTCGACCGGATCGACCAGCGCGAGCTGCCGCTCGACGGTTCGTACACGTACTCCGGCAACAAGGGCCAGGGCGTCACCGTCTACGTGGTCGACACCGGGATCAACACCCTCCACCAGGAGTTCGGCGGCCGCGCCCGCAACGGCTACAACGGCTACAACGGCCTGTTCCAGGGCGGCGCCCAGGACTGCAACGGCCACGGCACGCACGTCGCGGCCACCATCGGCGGGGCGACGTACGGGGTCGCCAAGGGGGTCTCCCTGGTCGGTGTGAAGGTGGCCGACTGCCGGGGCGACGGGAGCCTCTCGGTGATCCTGCGCGGCCTCGACTGGATGGTGAAGGACCACCTCAGGAACCCGGCCCGGGGTCCCGCCGTCGCCAACATGAGCATGGGCGGCACCCGGAGCCACTCCATGGACGCGGCGGTGATCCGCGCGGTGGCCTACGGGATCACCTTCACCGTCGCCGCCGGCAACGAGGCCCGGGACGCCTGCGCCGGCTCCCCGGCCGCCGTCCCGCAGGCCCTGACGGTCGGCGCGACCGACGACGCCGACCGGCGTCCGCGCTTCTCCAACCACGGCCGCTGCGTGGACATCTCGGCACCGGGGCAGTCCGTCGTCTCGGCCTGGAAGGGCTCCCCGACCGCCCTCGCCCGGGCCTCGGGCACCTCCATGGCCGCCCCGCACGTCGCGGGCGCCGCCGCGCTGCTCCTGGCGGACGGCCGGGCCGGAACCCCCGCCGAGGTGGGCCGGCTGCTCGTCCTCGACGCCGTCCCGGACCGGATCACGAACCTGCCCGCCGGAACCCCGAACCTGCTCCTGCACGTCCCCGCCGCACCGTAG
- a CDS encoding GNAT family N-acetyltransferase has protein sequence MDIRRARSAAELAAAEGLFDGPARTEWSELFLARSGHLMLIAYVDGVPAGMVSGVEMTHPDKGTEMCLYELSVGEGYRRRGIGRALTLALADEAKARGCYGMWVGVDTDNEAALATYASAGAEDEGLFSMRGWPLRDA, from the coding sequence ATGGACATCCGCCGCGCCCGCAGCGCCGCCGAACTCGCAGCCGCGGAGGGGCTCTTCGACGGGCCCGCCCGGACCGAGTGGTCCGAGCTCTTCCTCGCCCGGTCCGGCCACCTGATGCTCATCGCCTACGTCGACGGGGTGCCCGCCGGCATGGTCTCCGGCGTCGAGATGACCCACCCCGACAAGGGCACCGAGATGTGCCTGTACGAGCTGTCCGTGGGCGAGGGGTACCGGCGGCGCGGCATCGGCCGGGCCCTGACGCTGGCCCTCGCCGACGAGGCCAAGGCCCGCGGCTGCTACGGCATGTGGGTGGGGGTCGACACGGACAACGAGGCGGCGCTGGCCACGTACGCGTCGGCGGGCGCCGAGGACGAGGGCCTCTTCTCGATGCGCGGCTGGCCCCTGCGCGACGCCTGA
- a CDS encoding 4'-phosphopantetheinyl transferase family protein yields the protein MTLYVNQLDGAVPLTGPPPAGAGVAVWSLDTTREAIGGHEAGGARALLDAAERERAERLLRPADRRSYLASHLGLRVLLGGYLGLPPEEVALVREDCPGCGGPHGRPAVAGGAVHFSLSHSDDVAYFAFSGVPVGVDVEGIPRASAVADVLSSLHPAEAGEITALPEAEQRVALARVWARKEACLKGTGAGVAFGLAEPYVGSGPDPAPVPGWTLRDLPAPASYAAAVATRAAA from the coding sequence ATGACCTTGTACGTGAACCAGCTCGACGGCGCCGTGCCCCTGACCGGACCGCCCCCGGCCGGGGCGGGTGTGGCGGTGTGGTCGCTGGACACCACGCGCGAGGCGATCGGCGGTCACGAGGCCGGCGGGGCGCGGGCGCTGCTGGACGCGGCCGAACGGGAGCGCGCCGAACGGCTGCTGCGGCCGGCCGACCGGCGCAGCTACCTCGCCTCCCACCTGGGGCTGCGCGTGCTGCTCGGCGGGTACCTGGGGCTGCCGCCGGAGGAGGTCGCCCTGGTCCGCGAGGACTGTCCGGGGTGCGGGGGGCCGCACGGCCGTCCCGCCGTGGCCGGCGGCGCGGTGCACTTCTCGCTGTCCCACAGCGACGACGTCGCGTACTTCGCCTTCTCGGGGGTGCCGGTGGGCGTCGACGTGGAGGGGATACCGCGGGCGAGCGCGGTGGCGGACGTCCTGAGCAGCCTGCATCCGGCGGAGGCGGGTGAGATCACCGCGCTCCCGGAGGCGGAGCAGCGGGTGGCGCTGGCCCGGGTGTGGGCCCGTAAGGAGGCCTGTCTGAAGGGCACCGGCGCGGGGGTCGCCTTCGGCCTGGCCGAGCCGTACGTGGGTTCCGGCCCCGACCCCGCCCCGGTCCCCGGCTGGACCCTGCGCGACCTCCCCGCCCCGGCCTCCTACGCCGCCGCGGTCGCGACCCGCGCCGCCGCCTGA
- a CDS encoding alpha/beta fold hydrolase, producing MHSAIVTPEGDRIRWVELPGADAPRVYLHGLGSTSPAYFAASAVHPLLAGRRSLLLDMLGHGHSDRPETFSYTLEAHADAVARAMTAAGAEGAEVIAHSMGGAVAIVLAARHPRLVSRLVLVDANLDPQPPVPGTAGSSGLASYTEEEFLAGGWAEVRDRVGAHWWSTMRLAGRTALYRSAVNLAAGTTPTMRELLLELEIPRGFLLPEQDGPLAGAEALEAAGVTVVAVPDCGHNIMLDNPEGFARATAAVLDREAV from the coding sequence GTGCACAGTGCCATCGTGACGCCGGAAGGCGACCGGATCCGCTGGGTCGAACTGCCGGGAGCGGACGCGCCCCGCGTCTACCTGCACGGGCTCGGCTCGACCTCTCCCGCCTACTTCGCCGCGAGCGCCGTGCACCCGCTGCTGGCCGGGCGGCGCTCGCTGCTGCTCGACATGCTGGGGCACGGGCACAGCGACCGTCCCGAGACGTTCTCGTACACCCTGGAGGCCCACGCCGACGCCGTGGCGCGGGCCATGACCGCGGCCGGTGCCGAAGGCGCCGAGGTGATCGCCCACAGCATGGGCGGAGCGGTGGCCATCGTGCTGGCCGCCCGTCACCCCCGGCTGGTCTCCCGCCTCGTCCTGGTGGACGCCAACCTGGACCCGCAGCCGCCCGTCCCGGGCACGGCCGGCAGCAGCGGCCTCGCCTCCTACACGGAGGAGGAGTTCCTGGCCGGAGGCTGGGCGGAGGTCCGCGACCGGGTCGGCGCGCACTGGTGGTCGACCATGCGGCTGGCCGGCCGCACCGCCCTGTACCGCAGCGCCGTGAACCTGGCCGCGGGCACCACGCCCACCATGCGGGAGCTCCTGCTGGAGCTGGAGATCCCGCGCGGCTTCCTCCTCCCGGAGCAGGACGGGCCGCTCGCCGGCGCCGAAGCCCTGGAGGCCGCCGGAGTCACCGTGGTGGCCGTACCGGACTGCGGGCACAACATCATGCTCGACAACCCGGAGGGCTTCGCCCGGGCCACGGCCGCGGTCCTCGACCGCGAGGCCGTCTGA
- a CDS encoding phospholipase gives MRRRLVPLLASVSAGLLALATPASAVPADKPQVLSGWTQTSASSHNAWVAARGSQGNWASYAFDWSTDYCSSSPDNPFGFPFQTACARHDFGYRNYKAAGTFSANKSRLDDAFYADLKRVCSQYSGVKKGSCDSTAWTYYQAVKAFGVSPQDAPADAAPAEPAPAPQAG, from the coding sequence ATGCGTCGCCGTCTCGTACCCCTGCTCGCGTCCGTGTCCGCGGGCCTGCTGGCCCTCGCCACCCCGGCCTCGGCGGTCCCGGCGGACAAGCCGCAGGTGCTGAGCGGCTGGACGCAGACCAGCGCCTCCAGCCACAACGCCTGGGTGGCGGCGCGCGGCAGCCAGGGCAACTGGGCCTCGTACGCCTTCGACTGGTCGACGGACTACTGCTCCTCGTCCCCCGACAACCCCTTCGGCTTCCCCTTCCAGACGGCCTGCGCCCGCCACGACTTCGGCTACCGCAACTACAAGGCGGCCGGCACCTTCTCCGCCAACAAGTCCCGGCTGGACGACGCCTTCTACGCCGACCTCAAGCGGGTCTGCTCGCAGTACTCGGGCGTCAAGAAGGGTTCCTGCGACAGCACGGCCTGGACGTACTACCAGGCCGTGAAGGCCTTCGGTGTCTCCCCGCAGGACGCCCCGGCCGACGCGGCCCCCGCCGAACCCGCCCCCGCCCCCCAGGCCGGCTGA
- a CDS encoding dynamin family protein, which produces MSALRDRVASVRLPLPLPGAPRARQTRAELLAQLDDYLVPRLKAPEAPLLAVVGGSTGAGKSTLVNSLVGRQVSEAGVLRPTTRTPVLVCHPDDHHWFAGMRILPDLMRVWAPQQDEELVPSSRKNRVRPPGHPGATSELRIETVSTLPRGLAVLDAPDIDSLLVENRTLAAELICAADVWVMVTTASRYADAIPWHLLRTAKQYNATLITVLDRVPHQVLAEVSRQYGALLTRAGLGDVPRFTVPELPESAGGGGLLPASAVAPLLAWLTHHVHDPAARQYAVGRTALGALDSLKRRMPELASAVAAQHAAAVRLTTAVEDAYRQEGKRVRNRLDKGAVLAGDALTRWRGYPLDTSADELLDSLAESLAALLQCAVAAADERIAEVWRREPASGAVPLPAPDREAAERIGVAVRRWRRVLEELAEEEVAKLGKQPAPDPDGVAALLVAALLGGKRARPAGEKLAERIGAQAALRLRDRGGELVGDHLDEVLRAERDRRLAPLQALEVTPEPQAELIAALSVLQKER; this is translated from the coding sequence CTGTCCGCCCTGCGCGACCGGGTCGCGTCCGTGCGTCTGCCGCTGCCCCTGCCGGGCGCCCCACGCGCCCGCCAGACCAGAGCAGAGCTGCTCGCGCAGCTCGACGACTACCTCGTTCCCCGGCTGAAGGCGCCCGAGGCGCCGCTCCTCGCCGTCGTCGGCGGTTCCACCGGGGCCGGTAAGTCCACCCTCGTCAACTCCCTCGTCGGCCGCCAGGTCAGCGAAGCCGGAGTGCTCCGCCCCACCACCCGCACCCCGGTGCTCGTCTGCCACCCGGACGACCACCACTGGTTCGCCGGGATGCGGATCCTCCCCGACCTCATGCGCGTCTGGGCGCCCCAGCAGGACGAGGAGCTGGTGCCCTCCTCCAGGAAGAACCGCGTGCGGCCCCCCGGCCACCCCGGCGCCACCAGCGAGCTGCGGATCGAGACCGTGTCGACCCTCCCGCGCGGACTCGCCGTCCTCGACGCCCCCGACATCGACTCCCTCCTCGTCGAGAACCGCACCCTCGCCGCCGAGCTGATCTGCGCCGCCGACGTCTGGGTCATGGTCACCACCGCCTCGCGGTACGCCGACGCCATCCCCTGGCACCTGCTGCGCACCGCCAAGCAGTACAACGCCACCCTGATCACCGTCCTCGACCGCGTCCCGCACCAGGTGCTCGCCGAGGTCTCGCGCCAGTACGGGGCACTGCTCACCCGTGCCGGGCTGGGGGACGTACCGCGCTTCACCGTGCCCGAACTGCCCGAGTCGGCCGGCGGGGGCGGGCTGCTGCCGGCCAGCGCCGTCGCGCCGCTGCTGGCCTGGCTCACCCACCACGTCCACGACCCCGCCGCCCGGCAGTACGCGGTCGGCCGGACCGCCCTCGGCGCCCTCGACTCCCTCAAGCGCCGCATGCCGGAGCTGGCCTCCGCCGTGGCCGCGCAGCACGCCGCCGCCGTCCGGCTGACCACCGCCGTCGAGGACGCGTACCGGCAGGAGGGCAAGCGGGTCCGCAACCGCCTCGACAAGGGCGCCGTGCTCGCCGGCGACGCCCTCACCCGGTGGCGCGGCTACCCCCTCGACACCAGCGCCGACGAACTCCTCGACTCCCTCGCGGAATCCCTCGCGGCGCTCCTCCAGTGCGCCGTCGCCGCCGCCGACGAGCGGATCGCCGAGGTCTGGCGGCGCGAACCCGCCTCCGGCGCCGTGCCGCTGCCCGCGCCCGACCGGGAGGCGGCGGAACGCATCGGCGTGGCCGTACGCCGCTGGCGGCGCGTACTGGAGGAGCTCGCCGAGGAGGAGGTCGCCAAGCTCGGCAAGCAGCCCGCGCCCGACCCCGACGGCGTCGCCGCCCTCCTCGTCGCCGCCCTCCTCGGCGGCAAACGGGCCCGCCCGGCCGGGGAGAAGCTCGCCGAGCGGATCGGCGCACAGGCCGCCCTGCGCCTGCGCGACCGCGGCGGCGAACTCGTCGGGGACCACCTCGACGAGGTCCTGCGCGCCGAACGGGACCGCCGGCTGGCCCCCCTCCAGGCCCTCGAAGTCACCCCCGAACCACAGGCCGAGCTGATCGCCGCGCTGTCCGTACTGCAGAAGGAGAGGTGA
- a CDS encoding YfjP family GTPase, with the protein MTAVTDRDRDHAGDRWDDGFIARSRHRANRKGGPRGSGARAGDALIDDALLDAALLAGGLDEQAEDGAEGRRKAAGAEDDDADGADEAIVRAVSGAGSDGGKAPSPPLSPEAQALRTRLDALRQLVGLSRTRLDGKTLAEAGRVLDEAAARRGLSPQHTVVAIAGATGSGKSTLFNSLAGVQISETGLRRPTTAAPIACSWSDGAAGLLDRLEIPGRLRRRPRETPEAEALRGMVLVDLPDLDSALGAHREHVDRVLALVDAVVWVVDPEKYADAVLHERYLRPLAGHAEVTFVVLNQVDRLPGDAADLVLDDLRRLLDDDGIALGEHGEPGATVLGLSALTGEGVGELRELLGQFTQEKGAATRRISADVDQAALRLRPLYVADGHCGPSGPEIGEAARAEFEDRLAEAVGAYAAGLAAERAWRRNAGKACGTPWLRLWRWYESRRAPRSLASLALMSAKGRGSGAVAAPPPEEEVTARQRVEQAVRTVADEAVTGLPDPWAQAVRETAVRGAERLPEALDELAVTLGAAVAVPGAKPPRPAWWPVAVLAQAAMTLVQIFGGLWLVGQIVGVLEPKLLPPVLFMVAGIVGGPLVEWACSIAARGPARRYGQDAERRLRQAAAGCGRARVLEPVAAELLRYREVREQYAAVASGGTKLSTTRQ; encoded by the coding sequence GTGACCGCCGTGACCGACCGCGACCGCGACCACGCCGGCGACCGGTGGGACGACGGGTTCATCGCACGCTCCCGCCACCGGGCCAACCGCAAGGGAGGCCCGCGCGGCAGCGGCGCGCGGGCCGGCGACGCCCTCATCGACGACGCGCTGCTCGACGCCGCCCTCCTCGCCGGCGGCCTCGACGAGCAGGCGGAAGACGGAGCGGAAGGCCGACGGAAGGCGGCGGGCGCCGAGGACGACGACGCGGACGGCGCCGACGAGGCGATCGTGCGGGCCGTCTCCGGCGCCGGCAGCGACGGCGGCAAGGCGCCCTCGCCCCCGCTCAGCCCCGAGGCCCAGGCCCTGCGGACGCGCCTCGACGCCCTGCGCCAGCTGGTCGGGCTGTCCCGCACCCGCCTCGACGGCAAGACCCTCGCCGAAGCCGGCCGGGTCCTCGACGAAGCCGCCGCACGCCGGGGCCTGTCCCCCCAGCACACCGTCGTCGCCATCGCCGGAGCCACCGGAAGCGGCAAGTCCACCCTCTTCAATTCACTCGCCGGAGTGCAGATCTCCGAAACCGGACTGCGCCGCCCCACCACCGCCGCCCCCATCGCCTGCAGCTGGTCCGACGGCGCCGCCGGCCTCCTCGACCGGCTGGAGATCCCCGGACGGCTGCGGCGCCGCCCCCGCGAGACCCCGGAGGCCGAGGCGCTGCGCGGCATGGTCCTCGTCGACCTGCCCGACCTCGACTCGGCGCTCGGCGCGCACCGGGAGCACGTCGACCGGGTGCTGGCGCTGGTCGACGCCGTGGTGTGGGTGGTGGACCCGGAGAAGTACGCGGACGCCGTCCTGCACGAGCGGTACCTGCGGCCGCTGGCCGGGCACGCCGAGGTCACCTTCGTCGTGCTGAACCAGGTCGACCGGCTCCCCGGCGACGCCGCCGACCTCGTACTCGACGACCTGCGGCGGTTGCTGGACGACGACGGGATCGCCCTCGGCGAGCACGGCGAGCCCGGCGCCACCGTCCTCGGACTGTCCGCCCTGACGGGTGAGGGCGTCGGGGAACTCCGCGAGCTCCTCGGACAGTTCACCCAGGAGAAGGGCGCCGCGACCCGGCGGATCTCCGCCGACGTCGACCAGGCCGCGCTGCGCCTGCGCCCGCTCTACGTCGCCGACGGCCACTGCGGACCCTCCGGGCCCGAGATCGGCGAGGCGGCGCGCGCCGAGTTCGAGGACCGGCTCGCGGAAGCCGTCGGGGCGTACGCGGCCGGCCTCGCCGCCGAGCGGGCCTGGCGGCGCAACGCCGGCAAGGCCTGCGGCACGCCCTGGCTGCGGCTGTGGCGCTGGTACGAGAGCCGGCGCGCCCCGCGCTCGCTCGCGTCCCTGGCCCTGATGTCGGCCAAGGGCCGCGGCTCCGGCGCGGTCGCGGCCCCGCCCCCCGAGGAGGAGGTGACCGCCCGTCAGCGCGTGGAGCAGGCCGTACGCACGGTCGCCGACGAAGCGGTCACCGGCCTGCCCGACCCCTGGGCGCAGGCCGTACGGGAGACCGCGGTGCGCGGCGCCGAGCGGCTGCCGGAGGCGCTGGACGAGCTGGCGGTGACCCTGGGCGCGGCCGTCGCCGTACCCGGCGCGAAGCCGCCGCGGCCCGCCTGGTGGCCGGTCGCGGTGCTGGCGCAGGCGGCCATGACACTGGTGCAGATCTTCGGCGGCCTGTGGCTGGTCGGGCAGATCGTCGGTGTCCTGGAGCCGAAACTGCTGCCGCCCGTGCTCTTTATGGTGGCGGGCATCGTCGGCGGGCCGCTGGTGGAGTGGGCCTGCTCGATCGCCGCCCGGGGCCCGGCGCGCAGGTACGGCCAGGACGCCGAACGGCGGCTCAGGCAGGCGGCGGCCGGCTGCGGCCGGGCCCGGGTGCTGGAACCGGTGGCGGCCGAGCTGCTGCGCTACCGCGAGGTGCGCGAACAGTACGCGGCGGTCGCCTCAGGGGGGACGAAGTTGTCCACAACCCGCCAGTAA
- a CDS encoding single-stranded DNA-binding protein, translating to MNDTLVTLVGHVATQIDFKETVTGPSARFRFAVTPRYFDRRTETWTDAPTSFYTVWARRVLAVNLASSVSVGEPLVVHGRLRVREDPPDGEGVRWFSADIDAIAVGHDLTRGTAAFRRVVRTDTPLMGPQKAAVV from the coding sequence ATGAACGACACCCTGGTGACGCTGGTGGGGCACGTGGCGACGCAGATCGACTTCAAGGAGACGGTGACCGGTCCGTCGGCGAGATTCCGTTTCGCCGTGACCCCGCGGTACTTCGACCGGCGCACGGAGACCTGGACGGACGCTCCCACCAGCTTCTACACGGTGTGGGCGCGCCGGGTGCTGGCGGTCAACCTGGCCAGTTCCGTCTCGGTCGGGGAACCGCTGGTGGTGCACGGGCGTCTGCGGGTCCGGGAGGACCCGCCCGACGGCGAGGGCGTCCGCTGGTTCTCGGCGGACATCGACGCGATCGCCGTCGGACACGACCTCACCCGCGGAACGGCGGCCTTCCGCAGGGTGGTCAGGACGGACACCCCACTGATGGGCCCTCAGAAGGCGGCGGTGGTCTGA
- a CDS encoding TQXA domain-containing protein gives MRRPLAAALLAAALTAAPGARAAADSGPAAAGRTSGGASAVLDGLKTYGQAVLRGGDGSVRQIPAGLYEMRVDGGGMLQTYGVGIAGYAQPQARYTESGWGGSPLARNTDAGGRIRWVLEHSYPQHNDLAGLAKAAGAGTLTAESAAAGTQVAIWRLADGAQVEAADPAAELLADYLQREAGRLPEPPASLDLDPGQVSGPLTGAVGTRLGPVTVRTGAQSVTVSPDTAATAMGVRVVDSDGRPVTSAGNGSRLYFEVPAGTPDGTASVTVHGSTKVPVGRVFTSGIPAETQIVAGSSESAAAATATAVWPQPPAVAAGTAAAVGQLGGTSEVAVAAESASAGPDSPDEERLATSGSSAATPVIASLAVGLVVLGGMVVLLLRKRPFEGEDGEG, from the coding sequence GTGCGCCGGCCCCTGGCGGCGGCCCTGCTGGCCGCGGCCCTCACCGCCGCGCCCGGTGCCCGCGCCGCGGCGGACTCCGGCCCGGCCGCCGCCGGCCGGACCTCCGGGGGCGCGAGCGCCGTGCTCGACGGCCTCAAGACGTACGGGCAGGCGGTCCTGCGCGGCGGGGACGGCTCGGTCCGGCAGATCCCCGCCGGCCTGTACGAGATGCGGGTCGACGGCGGCGGCATGCTCCAGACGTACGGAGTCGGGATCGCGGGCTACGCGCAGCCCCAGGCCCGGTACACGGAGAGCGGCTGGGGCGGCAGCCCCCTCGCCCGGAACACCGACGCGGGCGGCCGGATCCGCTGGGTCCTGGAGCACTCCTACCCCCAGCACAACGACCTGGCCGGGCTGGCGAAGGCCGCCGGGGCCGGGACGCTGACCGCGGAGAGCGCGGCCGCCGGGACCCAGGTGGCGATCTGGCGGCTGGCCGACGGAGCGCAGGTGGAGGCGGCCGACCCGGCGGCGGAACTGCTCGCCGACTACCTCCAGCGGGAGGCCGGCCGGCTGCCGGAGCCGCCGGCGTCGCTGGACCTGGACCCCGGCCAGGTGTCCGGTCCGCTGACGGGAGCCGTCGGCACCCGGCTCGGCCCGGTCACCGTCCGGACGGGCGCGCAGAGCGTCACCGTCAGCCCTGACACGGCCGCCACCGCCATGGGGGTGCGGGTGGTCGACTCCGACGGGCGGCCGGTGACCTCCGCGGGCAACGGCAGCCGGCTCTACTTCGAGGTGCCCGCCGGCACCCCCGACGGGACGGCCTCGGTGACCGTGCACGGCTCCACCAAGGTGCCCGTAGGGCGCGTGTTCACCAGCGGGATCCCGGCCGAGACGCAGATCGTGGCCGGCTCCAGCGAGTCCGCGGCGGCCGCCACCGCCACCGCGGTCTGGCCGCAGCCGCCGGCCGTCGCGGCGGGCACGGCCGCAGCCGTGGGCCAGCTGGGCGGAACGTCCGAGGTGGCGGTGGCCGCCGAGTCCGCCTCGGCCGGTCCGGACTCCCCGGACGAGGAGCGGCTGGCGACCAGCGGCAGCTCCGCGGCCACCCCGGTCATCGCCTCCCTCGCGGTCGGGCTGGTGGTGCTGGGCGGCATGGTCGTGCTGCTGCTGCGCAAGCGGCCGTTCGAGGGGGAGGACGGCGAGGGCTGA